One segment of Thermodesulfovibrio sp. 3907-1M DNA contains the following:
- the fdnG gene encoding formate dehydrogenase-N subunit alpha → MELTRRSFLKISTGALLLSSLGLNLEPAKAYAAELRTKGAKETTTVCPYCSVGCSIIVSVKDGKVVNTEGDPDSPINEGALCPKGASIYQIANNPYRVTEPLYRAPGATEWKKISWEEALNKIARLVKKTRDKYFIKKNDKGQIVNRVDAIAHVGSAAMDNEECYLIQKLMRSWGLVYIEHQARIUHSATVAALAESFGRGAMTNHWIDLRNADVILVMGGNPAENHPISMKWIMKAKEQRGAKLVVVDPKFTRTASKADLYVPIRSGTDIVFLGGLIKYIIDNNLYFKDYVVNYTDASFLVDPNFKTAEELDGVFSGYDEKKRAYDKSTWKYQLDENGVPKKDPTLQHPNCVFQLLKKQYSRYTIDTVAQITGAPKEKIEEAYKILASTGKPDKVMTECYAMGWTQHTVGVQNIRAFSIVQMLLGNIGMAGGGVNALRGESNVQGSTDHGILFHILTGYNPTPVASDVDLKTYIEKYTPKTKEPKSVNWWSNRPKYIVSYLKALYGDKATKENDFCYSYLPKRDDGQNCSWLMIFDQMYKGNIKGFFAWGQNPACSGANSNKTRKALAKLDWLVVVNLWDNETASFWRGPGMDPKKIKTEVFLLPCASSVEKEGSITNSGRLAQWRYKAVNPPGKAMPDAEIMNELYFRVKKLYEKEKGAFPEPIIHLTWNYGEKDVNGKVKHIDTKLIAKEINGYYLEDVYDKDGKLIGKKGELVPSFVFLRDDGKTSSGNWLYCGSFTEKGNMMARRGKEDPTGLGLYPNWAWCWPVNRRILYNRASVDPQGNPWDPKRAVIKWDTANKKWVGDVPDGPAPPLAMQGGKLPFIMKPLGVGAIFGAGLADGPFPTHYEPLECPFSENPIYKKHRINPTVKLFGTEADAFVFCDTRYPYVGTTYRLTEHWQTGVMTRHTDWLLELEPQVFAEIDPVLAKEKGIKSGDKVIVSSARGKLWAIAIVTPRLQPLKVMGQTIHVVGLPWHFGWQWPKDGSGGDSANLLTPSVGDPNTMIPETKAFMVNIEKA, encoded by the coding sequence ATGGAACTTACAAGACGAAGTTTTCTGAAAATCTCCACAGGCGCTCTGCTTCTCAGCTCGCTGGGGCTTAATCTTGAGCCTGCAAAAGCCTATGCAGCAGAGCTGAGAACAAAGGGCGCTAAGGAGACAACCACAGTGTGTCCTTACTGTTCAGTTGGTTGCAGCATTATTGTTTCTGTTAAGGATGGTAAAGTAGTAAACACAGAAGGTGACCCTGATAGTCCTATTAATGAGGGAGCACTATGTCCAAAGGGTGCATCAATCTATCAGATTGCAAACAATCCTTATAGGGTTACAGAACCACTTTATCGTGCACCTGGAGCTACAGAGTGGAAAAAGATAAGCTGGGAGGAGGCTTTAAACAAGATAGCACGGCTTGTAAAGAAGACGAGGGACAAGTATTTTATTAAAAAGAATGATAAGGGACAGATTGTAAACAGAGTAGATGCTATTGCTCATGTTGGTTCAGCTGCTATGGATAATGAAGAATGCTATCTTATTCAAAAATTAATGCGTTCCTGGGGGCTTGTCTACATTGAACATCAGGCGCGTATATGACACTCCGCTACTGTAGCGGCTCTGGCAGAGTCGTTTGGTAGAGGAGCAATGACAAATCACTGGATTGATTTAAGAAATGCGGATGTTATTTTAGTAATGGGTGGTAATCCCGCAGAAAATCATCCAATCTCAATGAAATGGATAATGAAGGCTAAGGAACAGAGAGGTGCCAAACTCGTTGTTGTTGATCCAAAATTCACGAGAACAGCTTCAAAGGCAGACCTTTATGTTCCAATTCGTTCTGGAACAGATATTGTATTTCTTGGTGGATTGATTAAATATATAATTGACAACAATCTCTATTTCAAAGACTATGTAGTAAACTATACAGATGCGTCATTCCTTGTTGATCCAAACTTTAAAACTGCTGAAGAGCTTGATGGCGTATTCTCAGGATATGATGAGAAAAAGAGAGCTTATGACAAATCCACATGGAAGTATCAGCTTGATGAAAATGGAGTGCCAAAGAAAGATCCAACACTTCAGCATCCAAACTGTGTTTTTCAGTTACTAAAGAAACAATACTCAAGATACACAATTGATACAGTAGCACAAATTACAGGAGCACCAAAGGAAAAGATTGAAGAAGCATACAAAATTCTCGCATCAACAGGTAAGCCTGACAAAGTCATGACAGAATGTTATGCAATGGGCTGGACCCAGCACACAGTAGGTGTTCAGAATATAAGAGCTTTTTCTATTGTCCAAATGTTACTTGGCAATATCGGAATGGCTGGCGGAGGAGTAAATGCTCTGAGAGGTGAGTCTAATGTTCAGGGCTCAACAGACCATGGAATTCTTTTCCATATCCTTACAGGATACAATCCCACACCGGTGGCGAGCGATGTAGACCTTAAAACATACATTGAAAAATACACACCGAAAACAAAAGAACCGAAGAGTGTTAACTGGTGGTCCAATAGACCAAAATACATTGTCAGTTATCTTAAGGCATTGTACGGTGATAAAGCCACAAAAGAGAATGACTTCTGTTACAGTTATCTTCCCAAGAGAGATGATGGACAGAACTGCTCATGGCTTATGATATTTGACCAGATGTACAAAGGTAATATTAAAGGATTCTTTGCCTGGGGACAGAACCCTGCATGTTCAGGTGCAAATTCCAACAAAACAAGAAAAGCTCTTGCTAAGCTTGACTGGCTCGTAGTAGTTAATCTCTGGGATAATGAAACAGCTTCATTCTGGCGTGGTCCTGGCATGGATCCGAAGAAGATAAAAACAGAGGTATTTTTACTACCATGTGCAAGCTCAGTGGAAAAAGAAGGAAGTATCACAAACTCAGGACGACTTGCCCAGTGGAGATACAAGGCAGTTAATCCTCCAGGCAAAGCAATGCCAGATGCAGAGATAATGAATGAGCTTTACTTCAGAGTAAAGAAACTTTATGAAAAAGAAAAGGGAGCATTTCCTGAGCCAATTATTCATCTTACATGGAACTATGGTGAAAAGGATGTAAATGGAAAAGTAAAACACATTGATACAAAGCTTATTGCAAAGGAGATCAATGGCTACTATCTTGAGGATGTGTATGATAAAGACGGCAAACTCATAGGTAAAAAAGGTGAACTTGTCCCGAGCTTTGTCTTTCTAAGGGATGATGGCAAAACCTCTTCTGGAAACTGGCTTTACTGCGGAAGTTTCACAGAAAAAGGTAATATGATGGCAAGAAGAGGGAAAGAAGATCCAACAGGACTTGGGCTTTATCCAAACTGGGCATGGTGCTGGCCTGTAAACAGAAGAATACTTTACAACCGCGCAAGCGTTGACCCACAGGGTAATCCATGGGATCCAAAGAGAGCTGTAATTAAATGGGATACAGCAAACAAAAAATGGGTAGGAGATGTGCCAGATGGACCTGCACCACCACTTGCAATGCAAGGTGGAAAGCTTCCATTCATAATGAAACCTCTTGGAGTTGGTGCAATATTTGGTGCTGGATTAGCAGATGGACCATTCCCGACTCATTATGAGCCACTTGAGTGCCCATTCTCTGAAAATCCTATTTATAAGAAACACAGAATAAATCCAACAGTAAAACTTTTTGGCACAGAGGCAGATGCATTTGTATTTTGTGACACAAGATACCCATATGTGGGAACAACTTATAGATTAACAGAGCACTGGCAGACAGGAGTAATGACAAGACATACAGACTGGCTACTTGAACTTGAGCCACAGGTATTTGCAGAGATTGATCCAGTGCTTGCAAAGGAAAAGGGAATAAAGAGCGGAGATAAAGTGATTGTCTCATCAGCAAGAGGAAAGCTCTGGGCAATTGCAATTGTGACACCGAGGTTACAACCTCTTAAGGTAATGGGTCAGACCATTCATGTTGTAGGACTCCCATGGCACTTTGGATGGCAGTGGCCCAAGGACGGTTCTGGTGGAGACAGTGCAAATCTTCTCACGCCATCAGTGGGTGATCCCAATACCATGATACCTGAGACGAAGGCATTCATGGTAAACATAGAGAAGGCATAG
- the tilS gene encoding tRNA lysidine(34) synthetase TilS — MDIIKKVKHTIEKYNMISMEDHILVGLSGGPDSVCLIQILHMLKPAYKLKISAAYIDHGLRPEDVPKEIEFCKYLCESLNISFYTQSIDVKSFAKNEKINIQEAARILRYGALEQISINIKAHKIAVAHNADDQAETVIMRLLRGAGPAGLSGIPPVRKKIIRPLIEVERAEIEKFLSEKNISYITDPSNESLKYLRNKIRKTLMPVVKSISPQATKIISRTADILREENDYINVAVTKALMRLMSRKTDKKVELFCNPMEVLNIVVLRRALRVAIDSVKDLKGLTFDHIEEIIKLIKTGKPGDRLYLPKGIRAIKGYSTLTVTAESPKKLSTYEIPKPMDIYLKEANIFLSLKEIKREELQDFGNGKSTIYIDMDKIKFPLIVRARKAGDYFYPFGFGKKKKLQDFFVDEKVPRDERDTVPVIESNGDIVCIAGYRLDDRFKIDDNTKRCLQIKIMPKL, encoded by the coding sequence ATGGATATCATCAAAAAAGTCAAACATACAATTGAGAAATACAACATGATTTCAATGGAAGACCATATTCTTGTTGGTCTTTCAGGAGGACCTGACTCTGTTTGCCTTATTCAGATTTTACACATGCTTAAACCTGCATACAAATTAAAAATCTCGGCAGCTTACATAGATCATGGATTAAGACCTGAGGATGTTCCGAAAGAAATTGAATTTTGTAAGTATTTATGTGAATCCCTCAATATATCCTTTTATACTCAATCAATAGATGTCAAAAGTTTCGCAAAAAATGAAAAAATAAATATCCAGGAAGCAGCAAGAATCCTGAGATATGGAGCACTGGAGCAAATAAGTATTAATATTAAGGCACACAAAATTGCAGTAGCACACAATGCTGATGATCAGGCTGAAACGGTTATAATGAGACTTTTAAGAGGAGCAGGACCTGCTGGATTGAGTGGAATTCCACCTGTAAGAAAAAAAATCATAAGACCTCTTATAGAAGTTGAAAGAGCAGAAATAGAAAAATTTCTCTCAGAAAAAAACATTTCTTACATAACTGATCCATCAAATGAGAGCTTAAAGTACCTAAGAAACAAAATAAGAAAAACCTTGATGCCAGTTGTAAAATCAATCTCTCCACAGGCTACAAAGATTATTTCAAGAACTGCTGATATTTTAAGAGAAGAAAATGACTACATAAATGTAGCAGTAACAAAGGCTTTAATGCGACTTATGAGCAGAAAAACGGACAAAAAAGTTGAACTTTTTTGTAATCCCATGGAAGTGCTTAATATTGTTGTATTAAGAAGAGCTTTAAGAGTTGCCATTGACAGTGTGAAAGATCTAAAAGGCTTAACTTTTGATCACATAGAAGAGATCATAAAACTTATAAAAACTGGTAAACCTGGCGACAGATTATACCTTCCAAAAGGCATTAGGGCTATAAAGGGATATTCAACTTTAACAGTAACAGCAGAGTCTCCAAAAAAACTTTCTACTTATGAAATACCCAAGCCTATGGATATTTATCTTAAAGAAGCAAATATTTTTCTGAGTCTAAAGGAAATAAAAAGAGAAGAACTTCAGGATTTCGGTAATGGAAAAAGCACTATTTATATTGACATGGATAAAATTAAATTCCCGCTGATTGTAAGAGCAAGAAAAGCAGGAGACTACTTTTATCCTTTTGGCTTTGGCAAGAAGAAAAAGCTTCAGGATTTCTTTGTTGATGAAAAAGTTCCAAGAGATGAAAGAGACACTGTCCCGGTAATTGAAAGCAATGGAGATATTGTGTGTATCGCGGGATACAGACTTGACGACAGATTTAAAATTGATGATAATACAAAGAGATGTTTACAGATAAAAATTATGCCAAAGTTGTAA
- the hemW gene encoding radical SAM family heme chaperone HemW, with protein sequence MTAFFSSLYVHVPFCIKKCKYCSFYSLPYDEDLEKLYIKAVLKEMEMTKEFPHFLKTVYIGGGTPSCLSMDGLKSLLSGLRKNFKTSRDVEFSVEINPKTLGSEKLDLLKNYGVNRLSIGVQSFNDKELLVLGRIHTADEAMKTVETAFKKGFENISIDLIYGIPAQRLKSWKETLNKAVNTVVSHISVYELSVEETTPLRKELNAGKISLPSQDDIALMYEFASDFLKEKGFKKYEISNFARAGFECKHNISYWLRKPYLGVGPSAHSFIDRKRFHNPSDLFLYASSLTDCKAGWVYDYSVDKVEELKEKIFLGLRMTEGITLKKRCLLEFLKNFEKEKLLTISDNKVKLTDRGMLVSNEIFARVLLHIENCPVCKQE encoded by the coding sequence ATGACTGCATTTTTTTCATCTCTTTATGTTCATGTTCCTTTTTGTATAAAAAAATGTAAATACTGCAGTTTCTATTCATTGCCCTATGATGAAGATTTAGAAAAGCTTTACATTAAGGCAGTTCTGAAAGAAATGGAAATGACAAAAGAGTTTCCCCATTTTCTTAAAACAGTATACATAGGTGGAGGAACGCCTTCATGTTTGAGCATGGATGGCTTGAAAAGTCTTCTTTCAGGTTTGAGAAAAAATTTTAAAACATCCCGAGATGTGGAGTTTTCAGTGGAGATAAATCCTAAAACTCTTGGCAGTGAGAAGCTGGATTTATTAAAAAATTATGGAGTTAATAGATTAAGTATTGGAGTGCAGTCATTTAATGATAAAGAGCTTTTAGTTTTAGGAAGAATTCATACAGCTGATGAGGCAATGAAAACAGTTGAAACTGCATTTAAAAAAGGCTTTGAAAATATATCAATTGACCTGATTTATGGAATTCCAGCACAGAGATTGAAAAGCTGGAAGGAGACTCTTAATAAAGCAGTGAATACAGTTGTAAGCCACATTTCAGTATATGAATTGTCAGTGGAAGAAACTACTCCACTTAGAAAAGAGCTTAATGCTGGGAAGATTTCACTCCCTTCACAGGATGATATTGCTCTAATGTATGAATTTGCTTCAGATTTTCTTAAGGAAAAGGGCTTTAAAAAGTACGAGATATCAAACTTTGCCCGGGCAGGATTTGAATGCAAACACAATATTTCATACTGGTTAAGAAAACCATATCTCGGAGTTGGTCCTTCAGCTCATTCATTTATTGATAGAAAAAGGTTTCACAATCCTTCTGATTTATTTCTTTATGCCAGTTCTTTAACTGATTGTAAAGCAGGATGGGTATATGATTATTCTGTTGATAAGGTGGAAGAATTAAAAGAAAAGATTTTTCTCGGGCTGAGGATGACAGAAGGCATCACTCTTAAAAAAAGATGTTTACTTGAGTTTTTAAAGAATTTTGAAAAGGAAAAACTGCTCACCATTTCAGACAACAAAGTGAAACTTACGGATAGAGGAATGCTTGTTTCTAACGAGATTTTTGCCCGGGTATTATTACATATTGAAAACTGTCCTGTCTGTAAACAAGAATAA
- a CDS encoding PDZ domain-containing protein: MFTDKNYAKVVITVFILITSILFSTATLYSEESFSTSIKNKFDTIYQRFSDSIIPLQEGVAVAIDNNYAILPATIVEKVKNPVFAVDSKLNIAVIKLNRDFNPVNFDLPATKDEIFFLLTVFEEPSLLIVKGEIKDSKIQIRGKQIPGSLVLSLDLKPIGVVTESDNVSEALLIKPVYSEINKLIKRKPGWLGLQGQTLTAELSKIFNASEGVVITNIYEAGPSDKAGLKRGDVIVEADSYRIKELKDLQNIISAKFAGDTLNLKILRDGIQKDFPVILEEPPETLLQASSSYKSQIKGVEITEIPEKLKTNLKKSIKGVYVNKVKEDSPALGVLKQDDVIIEINKKPVNSINDFNDIISKATGSDLLILVYRQDSFQYVIIPGQKSR, translated from the coding sequence ATGTTTACAGATAAAAATTATGCCAAAGTTGTAATCACTGTTTTTATTTTAATAACCTCTATTTTATTTTCCACTGCTACTCTGTATTCGGAAGAAAGCTTTTCCACATCAATAAAAAACAAATTTGATACAATATATCAGAGATTTTCAGATTCTATAATTCCTCTGCAGGAAGGAGTGGCAGTTGCAATAGATAATAACTATGCCATACTTCCCGCCACAATTGTTGAAAAAGTAAAAAATCCTGTGTTTGCTGTAGATTCAAAATTAAATATAGCAGTAATAAAACTCAATAGAGATTTCAATCCAGTAAATTTTGATCTGCCGGCAACAAAAGATGAAATATTTTTTCTCTTAACGGTTTTTGAAGAACCCTCTTTGCTGATTGTAAAAGGAGAAATTAAAGACAGTAAAATCCAGATCCGGGGTAAACAGATTCCAGGCTCTCTTGTTCTTTCCCTTGATTTAAAACCTATTGGAGTTGTCACAGAAAGCGACAATGTTTCTGAAGCTCTGTTGATTAAGCCTGTTTATTCAGAGATCAACAAATTGATAAAAAGAAAACCAGGCTGGTTAGGACTTCAGGGGCAGACATTAACTGCAGAGCTTAGCAAAATATTTAATGCTTCTGAAGGAGTGGTAATTACAAATATTTATGAAGCTGGTCCATCAGACAAAGCAGGATTAAAAAGAGGAGATGTAATTGTTGAAGCAGACAGCTACAGGATTAAAGAGTTAAAAGACCTGCAAAACATAATCTCAGCAAAGTTTGCTGGAGACACTCTCAATTTAAAGATTTTAAGAGACGGAATTCAAAAGGATTTTCCAGTAATCCTTGAAGAACCTCCAGAAACTCTGCTTCAGGCAAGCTCTTCTTATAAATCTCAGATAAAAGGCGTTGAGATTACTGAAATTCCTGAAAAACTAAAAACAAATTTAAAAAAATCTATAAAGGGTGTCTATGTAAATAAAGTTAAAGAAGACAGTCCAGCATTAGGAGTCCTGAAACAGGATGATGTAATTATTGAGATTAACAAAAAACCGGTAAACTCCATAAATGATTTTAATGATATCATTTCAAAGGCAACAGGCTCTGATCTTCTTATTCTTGTTTACAGACAGGACAGTTTTCAATATGTAATAATACCCGGGCAAAAATCTCGTTAG
- a CDS encoding 4Fe-4S dicluster domain-containing protein, with product MARKGLLITPDICIGCRACQVACKEWNQLPATKTKNNGTHENPPDLDGNTYNRIRFIETSDSKGVKWLFVSQRCMHCGEPACVQICPVGALQKEKETGIVYYNKNKCIACHACRSACPFDIPRYDQGGKGKISKCHMCIDRVQAGLTPACAKTCPTGAIKFGDRDALIKEAKAKGFKLYGETDLGGLGVVFALKDSPKVYKLTENPKISESVAFWGSVLRTLVGRSGSTTSSFIKYLAQKTTEEVKK from the coding sequence ATGGCACGTAAAGGACTGTTAATAACACCAGATATATGCATAGGATGCAGAGCCTGTCAGGTTGCGTGCAAGGAGTGGAATCAGCTTCCTGCAACAAAGACAAAAAACAACGGAACCCATGAAAATCCACCTGACCTTGATGGGAATACATACAACAGAATCAGGTTTATTGAGACATCTGACTCTAAAGGAGTAAAATGGCTTTTTGTAAGCCAAAGATGCATGCACTGTGGTGAACCTGCATGTGTTCAGATATGCCCTGTTGGTGCACTTCAGAAAGAAAAAGAAACAGGCATTGTTTACTATAACAAGAACAAATGTATAGCCTGTCATGCCTGTCGTTCTGCCTGTCCATTTGACATACCGAGATATGACCAGGGTGGAAAAGGAAAGATATCAAAGTGTCACATGTGTATTGACAGAGTTCAGGCTGGACTTACTCCTGCTTGTGCAAAGACCTGTCCAACAGGAGCTATTAAATTCGGTGACAGAGACGCGCTTATCAAAGAAGCAAAGGCTAAGGGATTCAAGCTTTATGGTGAGACAGACCTTGGAGGACTGGGAGTTGTATTTGCCCTCAAGGATTCACCAAAGGTTTACAAGCTTACAGAGAATCCAAAAATATCTGAATCTGTTGCATTCTGGGGCTCTGTTTTAAGAACACTTGTTGGAAGAAGTGGTTCAACAACTTCAAGCTTCATCAAATATCTCGCTCAGAAAACAACAGAAGAAGTAAAGAAATAA
- a CDS encoding sigma-54 dependent transcriptional regulator, which yields MENFNYSVAIIDDERESLYTYSLILKQSGINDVVLIEDPRELPVVLKERSFSILLLDLSMPHISGFELLKYLSVEYPEIPVIVLTAIKDIETAVECIKIGASDYLVKPVEKNKLISSIKKALEMNRLKEEISGLKHRLIEDRLEHEEAFSEIITVNQRMRGIFKYVEVISKTEQPVLITGETGTGKELVARAIHKISGRKGDFVAVNVAGLDDNMFSDTLFGHRKGAFTGAISTREGLISRAKGGTLFLDEIGDLSEASQLKLLRVIQEKVYYPLGSDIPKSSDARIIVATNQDIHDMVNRGAFRKDLFYRLKAHHVHLPPLRERKDDIPVLLDHFIKEAAKQLGKKPPKYPEELLILLVNYSFPGNIRELEMIVYDAVARCKSSILSLEVFKDMIDISNSIDKELKSEIVKFYIQMRFPDKLPTLKEMEELLIHEALRRAKGNQGIAAKMLGITRQALNKRLHKLHKK from the coding sequence ATGGAAAACTTTAATTACTCTGTTGCAATAATAGACGATGAGAGAGAGTCTTTATATACCTACTCATTAATTCTAAAACAGTCTGGAATTAATGATGTTGTTTTAATTGAGGACCCACGAGAACTTCCTGTTGTTTTAAAAGAAAGATCATTTTCTATTTTACTTCTTGACCTTTCAATGCCCCATATCTCAGGTTTTGAACTTTTAAAATACTTATCAGTGGAATATCCAGAAATTCCTGTAATTGTCTTAACAGCAATAAAAGACATAGAAACAGCTGTTGAGTGCATAAAAATAGGTGCTTCAGATTATCTGGTAAAGCCTGTTGAAAAAAATAAGCTGATTTCATCAATAAAAAAAGCACTGGAAATGAATCGCCTTAAGGAGGAGATTTCAGGATTAAAGCATCGCTTGATAGAGGATAGACTCGAACATGAAGAGGCTTTTTCAGAAATTATCACTGTAAATCAGAGAATGAGAGGTATTTTTAAATACGTAGAAGTAATATCCAAAACAGAGCAACCTGTTTTAATAACAGGTGAAACAGGAACAGGAAAGGAACTTGTAGCAAGAGCAATTCATAAAATAAGTGGCAGAAAAGGTGATTTTGTAGCAGTAAATGTTGCAGGGCTTGATGATAATATGTTTTCTGATACACTTTTTGGTCACAGAAAAGGAGCTTTTACAGGAGCTATCTCAACCAGGGAAGGACTTATTTCAAGAGCAAAGGGAGGAACTCTTTTTCTTGATGAAATCGGAGATTTATCTGAAGCCTCTCAACTTAAGCTTTTAAGGGTTATTCAGGAGAAAGTTTATTATCCTCTTGGTTCAGATATTCCAAAAAGCAGTGATGCAAGAATTATAGTTGCCACAAATCAGGATATACATGATATGGTTAACAGAGGAGCCTTCAGAAAGGATCTATTTTACAGACTTAAAGCACATCATGTTCATCTTCCACCTTTAAGGGAAAGAAAGGATGATATACCTGTTTTACTTGACCATTTTATTAAAGAGGCTGCAAAACAATTGGGGAAAAAACCTCCCAAGTATCCAGAAGAGTTATTAATACTTTTAGTGAACTACTCCTTTCCGGGCAATATAAGAGAATTAGAGATGATAGTTTATGATGCAGTAGCTCGATGTAAATCCTCTATTCTCTCACTGGAAGTCTTCAAAGACATGATAGACATAAGCAATTCCATTGATAAAGAGCTTAAAAGTGAGATAGTAAAATTTTATATACAGATGAGATTTCCCGATAAACTTCCCACATTAAAGGAGATGGAAGAACTCCTTATCCATGAAGCCTTAAGAAGAGCTAAAGGTAATCAGGGTATCGCAGCTAAAATGCTTGGTATAACAAGGCAGGCACTTAATAAAAGATTGCATAAACTGCATAAAAAATAG
- a CDS encoding radical SAM protein → MKFIEKILMPRLDWIQIEISGLCNASCFYCPHTTHRRSWKGKNLSLYEFSLIEPYLKKVKLLYLQGWGEPFCNPDFFKFVEIAKKHGCKVGTTTNGMLIEQFHIERIIDLQIDVIAFSLTGIKQNDTLRSGTKIDRVFKVIEQLDKMKIKKGVSNPKIHIAYMLLRSNLEELEEIPESFSKRGIDHVVVSLLDFIPESFLSNESLVPQTEEEFNILKNKALNVIKEGKKFDLSISFNIPHPFRKGKTCSENPLNSVFINSLGYVSPCVFTGVPAEGFKSIYFGRITEKTLPSILRNSKDFRKKFISNNSTLACNICPKRRILEL, encoded by the coding sequence ATGAAATTCATTGAAAAAATCCTGATGCCCCGGCTTGACTGGATTCAAATTGAGATTTCAGGGCTATGTAATGCTTCCTGCTTTTACTGTCCTCATACAACGCACAGAAGATCGTGGAAAGGAAAAAATCTCAGTCTTTATGAATTTTCTCTTATTGAACCATATCTTAAAAAAGTGAAACTCCTTTATCTTCAGGGATGGGGTGAACCCTTTTGTAATCCCGATTTTTTTAAATTTGTAGAGATTGCAAAAAAACATGGATGCAAAGTTGGCACAACAACGAATGGAATGTTAATTGAGCAATTCCACATAGAAAGAATAATTGACCTTCAGATAGATGTAATAGCTTTTTCCCTTACAGGAATAAAGCAAAATGATACATTGCGTTCTGGAACAAAGATTGACAGGGTTTTTAAGGTAATTGAGCAATTAGATAAAATGAAAATAAAAAAAGGAGTTTCAAATCCAAAGATTCACATTGCTTACATGCTTTTAAGGTCAAATCTTGAGGAGCTGGAAGAAATTCCTGAGAGTTTCAGCAAAAGAGGCATTGACCATGTTGTGGTAAGTCTTCTTGATTTTATTCCTGAGTCTTTTCTTAGCAATGAATCTCTTGTCCCTCAGACGGAGGAAGAATTTAATATCTTAAAAAATAAAGCACTCAATGTTATAAAAGAAGGGAAAAAATTTGATCTATCAATATCTTTTAACATACCTCATCCATTCAGAAAAGGAAAAACCTGCTCTGAAAATCCTTTGAATTCAGTTTTTATAAACTCTCTTGGATATGTTTCTCCATGCGTATTCACAGGGGTCCCGGCAGAAGGATTTAAAAGTATTTATTTTGGGCGAATAACTGAAAAAACCCTACCATCTATCTTAAGAAACTCAAAGGATTTCAGGAAGAAGTTTATTTCAAACAATTCCACTCTTGCATGCAATATTTGTCCAAAACGCAGGATATTAGAATTGTAA
- a CDS encoding thioredoxin fold domain-containing protein, whose amino-acid sequence MTKSGFFSIFLFLIFIISSCNMSTNPCSSIKEKNLKETLKIDFDSIVEKNEIKGTNLCQIVIQRGGGLNVFYAYPDGKTFIFGDIYKDGVFLSKATLERIQEKSFKNFQSEIEKIVAFSYKPEGANKYVYMITDPDCPFCERAKSSVKQWADSRKVEVKVIFFPLERLHPQAKDKAVRAVCSGMQFNDYLNSKWTGQQCSEGVKKIEESIALMSKININGTPSFISFNGKRIIGFSPEGLDSIIN is encoded by the coding sequence ATGACAAAATCAGGATTTTTTTCAATTTTTTTGTTTTTAATCTTCATAATTTCATCTTGCAATATGTCCACTAATCCTTGTTCAAGCATCAAAGAAAAGAATTTAAAAGAAACATTAAAAATTGATTTTGACAGCATTGTTGAAAAAAATGAGATTAAAGGAACAAATTTATGCCAGATTGTAATTCAAAGAGGTGGTGGATTGAATGTGTTTTATGCATATCCTGATGGTAAAACTTTCATATTTGGAGACATTTACAAAGATGGTGTATTTTTAAGTAAAGCAACCTTAGAAAGAATTCAGGAAAAGAGTTTTAAGAACTTTCAATCAGAAATTGAAAAAATTGTCGCTTTTTCCTACAAACCAGAAGGTGCTAATAAATATGTTTACATGATTACTGATCCAGATTGCCCATTTTGTGAAAGAGCAAAAAGCTCAGTTAAGCAATGGGCAGATTCAAGAAAAGTGGAAGTGAAAGTTATATTTTTCCCTCTTGAAAGACTTCATCCTCAGGCAAAAGACAAGGCTGTGCGAGCAGTCTGTTCAGGAATGCAGTTCAATGATTATCTTAATTCAAAATGGACAGGGCAGCAGTGTTCTGAGGGAGTAAAAAAGATAGAAGAATCAATTGCTCTTATGAGTAAGATTAATATAAATGGCACGCCTTCTTTTATTTCCTTTAATGGAAAACGCATAATAGGTTTTTCACCTGAGGGACTTGACAGTATTATAAACTGA